TTAATATTGTATCCGCTTTGTTTTCTATATCTAATAGAACTGTTCCTATAATAACTTTTTTATTAACTCCACATAATATGGCTTTTCTTACATCCATATCTTTTAATACTTCATTAGCTGTATTCATTAAGATACTTCTAGTTTCTGATTCACTTTCTGAGCAAGCTGTTCCAATCTTTTTGTTATCAGTAAACTGTGCATAAGCTTCATATGATAATTGTTTTGCACCATATATAAGGTCAACATCACCACTTTGTAATGCCATAACTCTTGAATCATGATCAGGTATTACTTTTACTATAACTTTTTTATAGGCTGGTTTATCTCCCCAATAATTTTCATTTACAGTAAACACATATTGCTGATCTTTTATAGCCTCTGTTAATACATAAGGTCCTGTACCAACACTACTTTTTAGGATACCAGCTGTATTACCATCATCTGGCATGGAATTAGGACTAATCATTCTTATAGGAAACTGAGAACACATATCAAGAGTTGCAGCGTAATATGGCTCTTTGTATACGAATTTTATTGTGTAATCGTCTACCACTTCAACTTTATCTAATTTTCCAATAGCTCCCATCCATGAGAATCTATCCGCATTTAGTAGTATTCCATCCATGTTTTGTTTTACTGCTTCAGCATTCAATGGAAGCCCATCTGAAAATTTCACATCTTCCCTTAGTTTGAAAGTATATTCTTTTCCATCAGGAGTAGCTTCATAGCTTTCTGCTAAATTAGGTACTGCTTTTTTACCATCATATTTTAATAATGATTCATATACAAGCCCTAAAATTTCATGACTGTATCCATCTTCTGATGTAAGTGGACCAAAATTATCTAGATCGCTTGCCCAAGCAATAACTAATTCATCTTTTTGTGCATCATCAGTAGCTTTTCCTTTATTGTCTGCATTATCTTTTTTAGCTGTGTCATTAGCAGCATTATCATTTGATACAGATTTTTCATTATCATCAGATTTTGAACAACCTGCTAATGATAATGTAAATAACATTGTTATTAGTAAAATACTTATAATTTTCTTCATCTTGTTACTTCCTTTCTTTGTCCTTTACATATTTAAATAAATTGAACTTAAACATCTATACACTCTTTTTAATAAGTTCAATATATTTTAGTTTTGGTACTGCCTCTATTAGTTCATGAGCGTAACTTGTTTTTAGATTGGAAATATCATTGGAATGTATTACATCTTCAACAACTATCCCTTCCTTAAGAATAATAATATGAGATGTTAAACTCATAGCGACACTAATATCATGTGTTATGACAATAAATGTAATGTTATAATCCTCTTGAAGTCTTTTTATCAAATCGATTATATTATTTTTTATTTCCGGATCAAGACCAGAAGTTAATTCATCAAGGATTACTATTTTAGGATTACATATGATTGCTCTTGCTAAGTTGATTCTTTTTTGCTGACCAGTACTAAATGCATGGGGAAATTTTTCTCCATCTTCTTTATTAAGATCAACAAGTTCTAATATTTCTTTTACTTTATTGTATCTTTCTTGTTTACTCAGCTTTGTAAAGTTACAAAGAGGTTCGGCTATAATATCTTTTACCTTCATTCTAGGGTCAAGACTATTCTTGGCATCCTGAAAAACAGGTTGTATATCCTTCCTGTAATTCTTCCAGTCATTACTATTGAATTCATTCAATGACCTTCCTTGGTAAGATATCTCAGCTGTATTTTCTTTGTAAAAACCTAATAGAATATTAGCTATGGTAGACTTTCCACTACCACTTTCTCCTACTATCGCTGTACTTTGTTTATATTTAATTTGAAAACTAACATTATCAAGTACTGTGTTGTTTCCATACTTCCTGCTAAGATTCTTTATTTTAATCATATACTTAATTCCTTTAGCATTTTAATAGTTAATTCTTTTTCTGGATTAGTTAAAATTTTCTCTGTGCTTCCATACTCAATAAGCGTACCCTCTGATATTACCGCTATATGATTAGCTATTTGACTGATAATTCCAAAGTCATGGGATATGAAAATAATAGTTACTCCATATTCTTTATTGATTCTTATGAATTCTGACAGAATCTTTTTTTGGGTTATGGTGTCAAGAGCTGTTGTTGGTTCATCTGCCACTATCATTTTACTTCCAACAGCCATTGCCAGAGCTAACATAACCCTCTGTAACATACCACCACTCAATTCATAACAATAGCTTTTATATACTCTTTTCGCATCTTTTAAATTAAGTTTATAAAACCAATCAATTGCAATCTTGTCAGCTTCTTTTTTACTTACCTTCAAATGCTCCCTGAGAGTTTCTCTGCAATGTGAACCTATAGTAATAACAGGATTAAAAGCAGTCATAGGATTCTGCATGACATAAGATATCTCTTTCCCTAAAAAAGCTTTCATCTCACTTGGAGAATAATATTCCCCATTCCATCTAACTCTGCCATCAACTGTTAATTGTTCTGAGGTCAGTAATCCTGTAGCTCCTTTGAATGTCAAGGTTTTTCCACTACCTGATTGACCTGTTATTGCAAGAATCTCTCCTTTTTCTACAGATAGATTAACGGAATCAACCAAAGATCTATCTGCATTTTTCACTATTAAATCTTCAATTACAAACTGATTCATTTACTCCTCCTTTTCTGTGGTCAAAGATATCTCTCAATCCATCACCTAATAAATTAAAAGCCATGGCTGTAAAAAATATAAACAGTCCAGGATAAAGCATCAACTCTGGGTGGGTAAATATACATTTTCTATTTTCATTGAGCATAGCTCCCCATTCAGGAATCTCTGGACTTACTCCAAGACCTAAGAATGAAAATGCAGAAAGCTCTAATATTACACGTCCCATCCCAACACTTACATATACAATAAAAGCAGGTAAGATATTAGGTATTATATGCCGTAAGATTATCTTGTAACTCTTGGTACCAGAGGCTATAGCAGCTTTTACATAACCTTTGTTTTTCTCTTCTAGCACATAACCTCTGACGAATTTTGCATACCATGCCCATTGAGATATAATCATAGAAATCATAAGATTACCAATCCCTTTTCCTAATATACCAATGAGGACGAGAACAAAAATCATTTGTGGAAAAGCCATGATCACATCACAGACAGCAACAAAAGCCCGATCATATTTCCCACCGTAATAAGTAGGAATCGTTCCTACTAATAGACTGATAACAGAAATTGCTCCTATTATGACAAAAGATACCAAGAGTGAGTATTTAGTTCCTACTGCTATCCTTGTCAGTACACATCTTCCAAAGCTATCTGTACCAAGGGGAAATCTTGTTGATAATCCTATGTACTTATCTGCTGATGATACTGCATATGGGTCATTTGGTGAAACAATAGGGTAAATGACACCGAAAACGATTATTACTAAAATGATTATCAGACCAACTTTACACTTTTTGTTTTTTATAAATTTCTTTATCATAATAAACTATTTTCACCTACTCTTTTGTCTAATTTCATCGCTACTACATCTGATATTAAGTTAACAAATACAAAACAAAAAGCAATTATGACAACATATGCATTAATGGCTGGATTATCTCTTGTAAATATAGCATCTATACCATATCTGCCTAATCCTTTTATTGAAAATACTGTCTCTATGACTGCTGTACCTGCTAAGATATTACCAATATTCTGCCCTAGAAGAGAGATCAAGGATACACTTGAACTTTTTAATATATGCTTTAACATAATCTTGGAGGTAGATATTCCTCTTGCTCTTGCATATACAACAAAATCTTCTTCTACTCTTTCTAATATATTGGTTCTGACCATTCTGGTATACGTTGCTATAAACGGTATAGCCAAAGTAAAACTAGGTAGAATATATGAGCTGAAAGAATCGTTGAATATAAATGGTAATATCTCTAACTTGATAGAGAAAAGGTATATCAGCATAAATCCAATCCAATAGGAAGGGATTGACATACCCATTAATGTAATTACTCTCACGACCTGATCCACTATCTTATCTTTTTTAAGTGCAGACAATATTCCCAGTAATACAGATAAAAACAACATAATCAACACTGCACCTAATACTAATTTAAAAGTCCTTGGACAGCATATTGTTATTTCATCTATAACAGGTTTACCTGATACGAATGATTCTCCAAAATTAAGTGTAAGAGCATTTTTCAACCATAACAGGTACCTTACCCCTAGTGATTTATCAAGACCTAATTTCATCTGTATCTTTTGAACCGTTTCTTCTGTAGGAGGCATCATATGTTTGTGGATATATGCATCCGTAGCATCTATTGGTGATAAATTAAGTAAGGTAAAACATAACATAGTAATAGCTAGGAGTACTAATATTAATAAAACAATTCTTTTTATCAGGAATTTGGTAATCTTTAGTTGCTTCGTATTGTCCATTTATTTACTCCTAACTGACGTTCCCATAAGGAACGATATATACCGTCTTTTTTAGTTAGTTCTTCATGAGTACCTTTTTCTCTCAATTGTCCTTGGTCTAATACTAATATCTGGTCTGCATCAGTTATAGATGAGAATTTATGAGCAATAGTGAATACTGTCTTTCCTTTTATCAACTCAGATATTGCTTTTTGTATCTCCACTTCATTGATAGGGTCTACACCGCTTGTAGCTTCATCTAAGATAATGATAGGTGAATCTTTTATAATAGCTCTTGCTATTGCAATTCTCTGACGTTCTCCTCCTGACAAGGTAGAACCGCCTTCTCCTACCATCGTGTCGTAACCATTAGGTAGTTTATTAATAAATTCATGACAACATGCTAATTCTGCAGCTCTTATAACATCTTCTTTTTTAGCATTTTCATTTCCATATATTATATTGTTGTAAACTGTATCATTGAAAAGATAATTATCTTGGAATACCACAGAAATATATTTCATCAGTGTTTCTATTTTATAATCATATATATTTCTTCCTCCTATTTTGATATTACCTTTATCTATGTCCCAGAATCTCATCATGAGTTGTATTAGTGTGGTCTTACCACTACCTGATGCACCCACAATAGCTGTCGTAGTATTCTCTCCCGCTTTAAAAGAAAGATTTCTAATTATTGGCTCTTTGGTATAACCAAAAGTTACATCTTGATATTCTACGCTGAAGTTATCTGCCCTAACATCTTCCTTTGGTTCTTTGAGAGGACTGAATTTCATTAAATATTCCAATCTATCTAGACTCACCTCCATAGCTTTTAATGTTCCTGAATAAGAAGATAGAATTTCAAAAGGTTGATATATATGTACTCCAATAACTGCAAACATAAGAAATACACTAAAATCAATTTTGTTATTCATCAATAAATAAGTTCCAAGTGATAGAACGACACCAAAGCCAAGGTACATGAATAATGCATATCCTTGTAGTAATGGAATCACTTTAGCATCTGCCTTAATAGTCTTATTAGCAAATTCTTTAAATACACCTTTCATCCGTTCCGAATGATTTCTACCATTATTATAAGCTTTTACTGTTGCAACTCCCTGTGTATACTCCACAGTATTGTTTATCAAATAACTTTCTGCTTCTATTTTTGTATTAGCTGATTTTATATACATCTTATGGCTTACTTTGTTAATCACAAATGAAATTGGAAATCCTATGAAGAAAGCTATTGTCATAGGAATGTTCAATATCCCTAGAAAAACGATTGTGATGACAAGTATTGTTATACTGCTTATAACTTTAGAAACCAGCTGCATAGCATATAACTCTATTTGTGTAAGTTCATTTGTGACAATTGCATTAATTTCTCCTAAGCTTTTACCAACAAAATCTCCCATTGGAATTTTTTTGAGAAATACCGCTATATCTTTTCTTTTTTGAGCAATAACTTCATATCCAACACTACTGATTGCAGCTGTTTCTCTGTAATGAAGTATAAACTGTATTAATATGCTTATTGCGAAGGTCACTGTGTATATCAATATATTAGAAACTGTCAACTCATCATTAATCATGTCTCTTATAAAAAACAACATGAAAAGCAGTGGTGCACAAGAGAATATACTTTCTAGAATTCCTAACAATATTCCCTTTTTTACTTTTGATTTATACTCACCTGATAAATGCAAGATTCTTTTTATAGAATGAAACATATTAACTTACCTCCTTTGAACGGATTTTGAAACTAAGGGATTCTTGATATTTTGTATACATATTTTCGTATAATCCATTCTCAAGTAATAATTTTGAATGAGTTCCCTGCTCTTTTATATGTCCGTTTGAAAGTACTATTATCTTATCTGCGTTTTCTATAGTTGATAATCTATGGGCTATAACAAGTACTGTTTTGTTTTTTGCAAGATTAGATATAGCCTTCTGAATCTCCATTTGGTTCTCTGCATCAGATGAAGCAGTAGCTTCGTCTAAAATAATTATAGGTGCATCTTTTAATATGGCTCTTGCTATA
The window above is part of the Vallitalea guaymasensis genome. Proteins encoded here:
- a CDS encoding ABC transporter permease, whose translation is MIKKFIKNKKCKVGLIIILVIIVFGVIYPIVSPNDPYAVSSADKYIGLSTRFPLGTDSFGRCVLTRIAVGTKYSLLVSFVIIGAISVISLLVGTIPTYYGGKYDRAFVAVCDVIMAFPQMIFVLVLIGILGKGIGNLMISMIISQWAWYAKFVRGYVLEEKNKGYVKAAIASGTKSYKIILRHIIPNILPAFIVYVSVGMGRVILELSAFSFLGLGVSPEIPEWGAMLNENRKCIFTHPELMLYPGLFIFFTAMAFNLLGDGLRDIFDHRKGGVNESVCN
- a CDS encoding ATP-binding cassette domain-containing protein translates to MNQFVIEDLIVKNADRSLVDSVNLSVEKGEILAITGQSGSGKTLTFKGATGLLTSEQLTVDGRVRWNGEYYSPSEMKAFLGKEISYVMQNPMTAFNPVITIGSHCRETLREHLKVSKKEADKIAIDWFYKLNLKDAKRVYKSYCYELSGGMLQRVMLALAMAVGSKMIVADEPTTALDTITQKKILSEFIRINKEYGVTIIFISHDFGIISQIANHIAVISEGTLIEYGSTEKILTNPEKELTIKMLKELSI
- a CDS encoding ABC transporter ATP-binding protein: MFHSIKRILHLSGEYKSKVKKGILLGILESIFSCAPLLFMLFFIRDMINDELTVSNILIYTVTFAISILIQFILHYRETAAISSVGYEVIAQKRKDIAVFLKKIPMGDFVGKSLGEINAIVTNELTQIELYAMQLVSKVISSITILVITIVFLGILNIPMTIAFFIGFPISFVINKVSHKMYIKSANTKIEAESYLINNTVEYTQGVATVKAYNNGRNHSERMKGVFKEFANKTIKADAKVIPLLQGYALFMYLGFGVVLSLGTYLLMNNKIDFSVFLMFAVIGVHIYQPFEILSSYSGTLKAMEVSLDRLEYLMKFSPLKEPKEDVRADNFSVEYQDVTFGYTKEPIIRNLSFKAGENTTTAIVGASGSGKTTLIQLMMRFWDIDKGNIKIGGRNIYDYKIETLMKYISVVFQDNYLFNDTVYNNIIYGNENAKKEDVIRAAELACCHEFINKLPNGYDTMVGEGGSTLSGGERQRIAIARAIIKDSPIIILDEATSGVDPINEVEIQKAISELIKGKTVFTIAHKFSSITDADQILVLDQGQLREKGTHEELTKKDGIYRSLWERQLGVNKWTIRSN
- a CDS encoding ABC transporter ATP-binding protein, giving the protein MIKIKNLSRKYGNNTVLDNVSFQIKYKQSTAIVGESGSGKSTIANILLGFYKENTAEISYQGRSLNEFNSNDWKNYRKDIQPVFQDAKNSLDPRMKVKDIIAEPLCNFTKLSKQERYNKVKEILELVDLNKEDGEKFPHAFSTGQQKRINLARAIICNPKIVILDELTSGLDPEIKNNIIDLIKRLQEDYNITFIVITHDISVAMSLTSHIIILKEGIVVEDVIHSNDISNLKTSYAHELIEAVPKLKYIELIKKSV
- the nikA gene encoding nickel ABC transporter substrate-binding protein — translated: MKKIISILLITMLFTLSLAGCSKSDDNEKSVSNDNAANDTAKKDNADNKGKATDDAQKDELVIAWASDLDNFGPLTSEDGYSHEILGLVYESLLKYDGKKAVPNLAESYEATPDGKEYTFKLREDVKFSDGLPLNAEAVKQNMDGILLNADRFSWMGAIGKLDKVEVVDDYTIKFVYKEPYYAATLDMCSQFPIRMISPNSMPDDGNTAGILKSSVGTGPYVLTEAIKDQQYVFTVNENYWGDKPAYKKVIVKVIPDHDSRVMALQSGDVDLIYGAKQLSYEAYAQFTDNKKIGTACSESESETRSILMNTANEVLKDMDVRKAILCGVNKKVIIGTVLLDIENKADTILNPSLTYCDVEVEPYEYNKEEACKILDEAGWTLPEGKTIREKDGNKLSLNLMYVTGRGAEESIAQVFASQMKEIGIDVKLDGVELMVWGSRGFEGDFDLSFNATYAAPYDPHTYIGGMMSYSLDNPAQQGLDNKKDLDEKILKLFSINDEKEIKNCYDSILKQLHESAMYIPISYQKQIALYNKDVISTVEFPSIPGQLDMMLIK
- a CDS encoding ABC transporter permease, whose translation is MDNTKQLKITKFLIKRIVLLILVLLAITMLCFTLLNLSPIDATDAYIHKHMMPPTEETVQKIQMKLGLDKSLGVRYLLWLKNALTLNFGESFVSGKPVIDEITICCPRTFKLVLGAVLIMLFLSVLLGILSALKKDKIVDQVVRVITLMGMSIPSYWIGFMLIYLFSIKLEILPFIFNDSFSSYILPSFTLAIPFIATYTRMVRTNILERVEEDFVVYARARGISTSKIMLKHILKSSSVSLISLLGQNIGNILAGTAVIETVFSIKGLGRYGIDAIFTRDNPAINAYVVIIAFCFVFVNLISDVVAMKLDKRVGENSLL